The genomic window ATCGCCAAGCATCTGGTGATTCGCGACCTCGAAGTGATCGTGTCCGAGAATCTGACTCAGTCTCGCGTCTCGGCGTATCCCGGATCGATCGCGCCTCCCGATCTGGTGCGTCCCTGGGGCGGTATCGAGTTCCGCAGCGGACACGACATTCAGATCATCAACAACGTCGTGCATGCGAACATGCAGGGGATCGGCTTTTGGCAAAGCGTGACTGGCGACAGTCAGCTCTACGGAAATCTAATCTACGACAATGGCTACACGGGGCCTGACCGCGATCACGGACACGGCGTTTACACGCAAAACAACACGGCCTCGGACAAGATCTATCGAGACAATTTTCTGTTCGACAATTGGGGCCAGAACCTGCAAGGCTACGGTTCCAGCTCGGCGCTTGTCGAACGAATGATCTTCGAGCGCAATCTCAGCTTCTCAACTCCGACGTTCAGTAAGGGCGGAGCCGTGCTGTTCGGCGGCAACAACGAAGACAGCAATAACGATCTCACGGTTCGAGACAACTGGTTTTATGGCAGCGCGCTTTCTTTGGGATACAGCGGCGAGGGCGGAACCGGCCTGATCGCGACGGACAACACGATCTGGAAGAGCGAGTACACGATCAGAGCCACGTTCGAAAACCCGATCATCGAGGACAACTTCTACTGGCGATTTGCGGCGACGCCCGAGAGCGGCGATGCGGTTCCCACGGCGCCGAAGGTGCTCTTTAACCCGAATCTGTACGATAGCAACCGCGCCAACTTGGCAGTCATGAACTTCACCGGGGCCGCCTCGGTGCAGGTCAACGTGGCCTCCTTTTTGAACCCGGGCGATACGTTCTCGCTGCAGCGCGTGGAGGATTTCTACGGCACGCCGGAGTTCGTCGGCGTGTACGCTGGCGGAGGAACGATCAACGTACCGCTTTCGGGCAACTTCTCGGCCTACGTGATGCTACGCACGCCGGCGTCGACGGCGCCGACGATCGGCTCGATCTCGAACCGCACGGTCAACGAGGATACGTCCACCGGCGCGATCGCCTTCACAGTCTCCGACCTCGATTCGCCAGTGGCGAATCTGATACTTTCGGCGACGTCATCCAACACCGGACTAGTCCCCAACGGCAATCTCGTACTTGGGGGCTCCGGCGCGAATCGGACGATCACCGCCGCGCCCGCCGCGAATGCAACGGGCACGACCACGATTACCGTCACCGTCAGCGACGGCGTCTATTCGTCGCAGCGGACGTTCCAGCTCACGGTGCAGGCGGTCAACGATCCACCGACGATTTCCAATGTCAGCAATCGTTCCGCCCAGGTCGGGGCGCCGTTCGCCGACGTGGTATT from Planctomycetia bacterium includes these protein-coding regions:
- a CDS encoding DUF4214 domain-containing protein; this translates as IAKHLVIRDLEVIVSENLTQSRVSAYPGSIAPPDLVRPWGGIEFRSGHDIQIINNVVHANMQGIGFWQSVTGDSQLYGNLIYDNGYTGPDRDHGHGVYTQNNTASDKIYRDNFLFDNWGQNLQGYGSSSALVERMIFERNLSFSTPTFSKGGAVLFGGNNEDSNNDLTVRDNWFYGSALSLGYSGEGGTGLIATDNTIWKSEYTIRATFENPIIEDNFYWRFAATPESGDAVPTAPKVLFNPNLYDSNRANLAVMNFTGAASVQVNVASFLNPGDTFSLQRVEDFYGTPEFVGVYAGGGTINVPLSGNFSAYVMLRTPASTAPTIGSISNRTVNEDTSTGAIAFTVSDLDSPVANLILSATSSNTGLVPNGNLVLGGSGANRTITAAPAANATGTTTITVTVSDGVYSSQRTFQLTVQAVNDPPTISNVSNRSAQVGAPFADVVFTVGDLESSANTLTVTVQSSNLNVAPLAGLVVSGTGASRTLKITPAAGVLGSSTITLNVRDPSGATSSDTFTLSVTADTTAPTASGDSITTTVRKPSQIDVLANDSDLYGDIDPGTVVITSTTSNGTLTVDNDTGLITFRPQMTQAGADQFRYRVRDLNGNLSNEATVNITVLASTSGPSGWAQNLYLDVLDRPAVQAEIGYWADVINVGVSRETIAYAFVSSREERACYIDQCYEEYLGRSVDASGENFWLGVWDRMGGPEWIRAGLIGSGEYFQSNGGTAAGAVGALYEDLLGRGAATPEVNYWVNVLQHTALANVAMGFLTSDEYRLEQINTYYQYYLHRAAEGGGAQFWLQKMKQGLSHERLQAILVACDEYYSYS